In Shouchella patagoniensis, the following are encoded in one genomic region:
- the pucL gene encoding factor-independent urate hydroxylase — protein sequence MEPRMMTYGKGNVFAYRTFMAPLIGLKSIPESSIKGRDNTVFGVEITVEIGGAQFLPSFTEGDNSMVVATDSMKNFIQRRLGSYEGTTVEGFIYYVSSEFLKTYHHVQSIKMTGVAIPFEGAYSGEEPLVFKRSRNEHAKAFIEMVQSDTGVVVTSQSSGIDDVQLVKVKDNSFVGFIRDEYTTLPEDGNRPLFIYLNIGWTYENHSDATGDVPTLYVAAEQVNDIASTVFQEIASPSIQSLIFQIGCRVLERFPQLTQVTFESQNRTWDTVVEAIPESEGKVYTEPRLPYGFQRFAVTRADLKKVLIQSSVNNGARS from the coding sequence ATGGAACCGAGAATGATGACTTATGGAAAAGGGAATGTGTTTGCGTATCGTACATTCATGGCACCTCTTATTGGGCTTAAATCAATTCCAGAATCTAGTATTAAGGGTAGGGACAATACTGTATTTGGAGTTGAAATCACTGTGGAAATAGGAGGCGCTCAATTCTTACCTTCTTTTACAGAAGGAGATAATTCAATGGTTGTTGCGACGGATTCGATGAAAAACTTCATCCAACGACGTCTAGGTTCTTACGAAGGTACAACAGTTGAAGGGTTTATTTATTATGTTTCCTCTGAATTTCTGAAAACGTACCACCATGTTCAGTCGATTAAAATGACGGGCGTAGCGATTCCTTTTGAAGGGGCGTACAGTGGCGAGGAACCACTTGTATTTAAACGGTCGCGTAATGAACATGCAAAAGCATTTATTGAAATGGTTCAATCAGACACTGGTGTTGTCGTTACTTCACAGTCAAGCGGTATTGATGATGTTCAACTTGTTAAAGTAAAAGACAATTCTTTTGTTGGTTTTATTCGCGATGAATATACGACCTTGCCTGAAGATGGGAACAGACCACTGTTTATTTATCTAAATATCGGTTGGACCTATGAAAATCATTCTGATGCAACAGGAGACGTACCCACGCTTTATGTAGCGGCAGAGCAAGTGAATGATATCGCTAGTACTGTTTTTCAAGAAATTGCTTCACCTTCTATTCAAAGTTTAATCTTTCAGATTGGTTGCCGAGTACTGGAACGCTTCCCGCAGCTTACACAAGTGACATTTGAGTCACAGAACCGAACGTGGGACACAGTTGTTGAAGCAATTCCAGAAAGCGAAGGAAAAGTCTATACCGAACCGAGGCTTCCATATGGGTTCCAACGTTTCGCTGTGACAAGAGCTGATTTAAAGAAAGTGTTAATTCAGTCATCAGTAAATAATGGGGCACGTTCATGA
- the uraH gene encoding hydroxyisourate hydrolase: MSEITTHILDLVEGIPAASVRIKLFHIKEEERYFLNEEQTNQDGRLNQPLIEVAKPGTYELIFGVGDYFNRQSKRTFFTDVPIRFEVLAGEEHYHVPLLISPWGYQIYRGS; the protein is encoded by the coding sequence ATGAGTGAAATTACAACACACATCCTTGATCTAGTGGAAGGCATTCCAGCAGCATCTGTACGAATAAAGTTGTTCCACATAAAAGAAGAAGAACGCTACTTTCTAAATGAAGAGCAAACAAATCAAGATGGGCGACTGAATCAACCGCTTATTGAGGTCGCAAAGCCGGGGACTTACGAGCTGATATTTGGAGTTGGTGATTATTTTAATCGTCAAAGCAAACGTACTTTTTTTACGGACGTTCCAATACGATTTGAAGTTCTGGCAGGTGAGGAACATTATCATGTTCCTCTTTTAATATCCCCTTGGGGCTATCAAATCTATAGAGGTAGTTAA
- a CDS encoding YfcC family protein yields MEQREKRQNIPVPPDSKKERMPHIYVLLFIISGVAALMTYVIPAGSFERVPGPNGRESIDPESFAQVDTSPVSFMEFMLAIPRGMVGASEIIFFTFIIGGMFMVLRRTEIIEIGVDRLARKFKQRSVAIIPVLITVFAVVATTIGTPELSLVYIPVLIPLFISLGYDSMTAAGIALISTAIGFTAGVMNPGTVGISQQISGLDTYSGFGLRLVVLIVIITIGSIYIMRYAQRVKSNPMKSLTYEEDHLKRSTYSDALSQPATRATKRQLAAIATLPIFFIILVYGVTQLGWFMLEMSGLFIFMGALVGIIAGLSLAKICDAFTEGFREVLMGAIIIGIARSVAIVLEDGQIMDTIVYGLGTAVGQLPSTLSAIGMMIVQLCINFFIPSGSGQALVTMPIMAPLADLLGVTRQTAILAFQFGDGFAHILFPTSGYFMAALVVAGISWSKWVKFFVPLFLIYMGVGMVFLIYAQITGWTG; encoded by the coding sequence ATGGAACAACGAGAGAAACGGCAGAACATACCGGTCCCTCCTGACAGTAAAAAAGAACGCATGCCCCATATCTATGTACTATTGTTCATTATAAGCGGGGTAGCTGCTTTAATGACGTACGTGATACCAGCTGGCTCATTTGAGCGAGTACCCGGTCCGAATGGGCGCGAGTCAATCGATCCAGAATCATTTGCCCAAGTTGATACATCACCTGTCTCCTTTATGGAATTCATGCTTGCTATTCCTCGGGGAATGGTTGGTGCGAGCGAAATTATTTTCTTTACTTTTATTATAGGCGGTATGTTTATGGTGCTGCGCAGAACAGAAATTATCGAGATTGGAGTAGATCGCCTAGCGAGAAAGTTTAAACAGAGAAGTGTGGCAATCATTCCAGTTTTGATAACTGTTTTTGCAGTTGTTGCAACAACGATTGGCACACCAGAATTATCACTCGTATACATTCCCGTTTTAATTCCACTCTTTATTTCACTTGGCTATGATTCAATGACGGCAGCGGGCATTGCGCTAATTTCAACAGCTATCGGTTTTACAGCTGGCGTCATGAATCCAGGTACGGTCGGGATATCCCAACAAATATCTGGTCTCGACACCTATTCAGGTTTTGGTTTAAGGCTTGTCGTATTAATAGTGATTATTACAATTGGTAGCATATACATAATGCGTTATGCACAAAGGGTAAAATCAAATCCGATGAAAAGCCTGACATACGAGGAAGACCACTTAAAGCGGTCTACTTATAGTGATGCTTTAAGTCAACCGGCTACACGAGCAACGAAGCGTCAATTGGCTGCGATTGCCACTTTGCCAATCTTTTTTATCATTTTAGTGTACGGGGTTACCCAGCTCGGTTGGTTCATGTTAGAGATGTCAGGTTTATTTATTTTTATGGGCGCACTTGTAGGTATAATTGCAGGACTTTCACTAGCAAAAATTTGTGATGCATTTACAGAAGGGTTTCGGGAAGTGTTAATGGGCGCTATTATTATTGGCATTGCTCGGTCAGTCGCGATCGTTCTTGAAGATGGACAAATCATGGACACAATTGTGTACGGACTAGGAACAGCAGTCGGGCAATTACCGAGCACTCTGAGTGCAATTGGAATGATGATTGTTCAGCTTTGCATTAACTTTTTTATTCCATCTGGAAGTGGACAAGCGCTTGTGACGATGCCCATTATGGCGCCTCTTGCTGATTTGTTAGGCGTAACAAGACAAACAGCGATATTAGCCTTTCAATTCGGAGATGGCTTTGCACATATCCTATTTCCGACTTCTGGTTATTTTATGGCGGCACTCGTTGTTGCTGGTATTAGTTGGAGCAAGTGGGTGAAGTTCTTCGTTCCGCTATTTTTAATTTATATGGGTGTAGGGATGGTTTTTCTGATCTACGCGCAAATCACAGGATGGACGGGTTAG
- the allB gene encoding allantoinase AllB → MLDLLITGGRVVLNNRVEFTNIGIRNGKIIRIGSIEQKEARQTIDANGQLVFPGAVDTHVHISEPGRTEWEGFETGSKSLAAGGTTTYLEMPLNALPATTNSKNLQLKLEAAKKQNYIDYGFYGGLTPDNLDELAALADSDVVAFKCFLSTCGSDEPGDFKNVDEHTLLEGMRLLAKKDQLLCIHAEDADLTDTLEAEMVAREQTSADDYVASRPILAEVIAVKQALEAAKETGCALHFVHISSAEAIQVIQAAKMEGVDVTVESCPHYFTLSAEELDVLGTLAKCQPPLRSKAEVEKLWGCLLRGEIDWLASDHSPCTPDLKQGNFFSAWGGISGCQNTVDLMFDEAVKKRKMPIVDFAQLIATKPAKRMHLSQKGEIAVGKDADLFFLDENQTYTVSEDQLFYKNKHTPYTGREIGCKITRVLVRGTIVYDALDGFAKKRIGQFVRPNKTQQG, encoded by the coding sequence ATGTTAGACTTGTTAATTACCGGTGGACGTGTTGTCCTTAACAATCGAGTTGAGTTTACCAATATAGGCATACGTAACGGGAAAATTATCCGCATCGGTTCGATCGAACAAAAAGAAGCAAGACAGACAATTGATGCGAATGGACAACTCGTTTTCCCGGGAGCGGTTGATACGCATGTACATATTTCAGAACCTGGTAGGACTGAATGGGAAGGGTTTGAAACAGGCAGTAAGTCGCTTGCTGCAGGAGGAACAACAACCTATTTAGAAATGCCTCTAAATGCCCTGCCTGCAACAACGAATAGTAAGAACCTTCAGTTAAAGTTAGAAGCGGCAAAAAAACAGAATTATATTGATTACGGCTTTTACGGAGGATTGACCCCAGATAACTTAGATGAGTTAGCTGCCTTAGCGGATAGTGATGTGGTTGCGTTTAAATGCTTTTTATCTACTTGTGGTTCAGATGAGCCTGGGGATTTTAAGAACGTCGATGAGCATACCTTATTAGAAGGAATGAGACTTTTAGCAAAGAAAGATCAGTTGCTTTGTATACATGCCGAAGATGCGGATCTTACTGATACACTGGAAGCAGAAATGGTTGCTCGAGAACAAACAAGTGCGGATGATTACGTAGCGTCACGTCCAATTCTGGCTGAAGTGATCGCGGTAAAGCAAGCCCTTGAGGCAGCTAAGGAAACAGGGTGCGCTCTTCACTTTGTTCATATTAGTTCAGCTGAAGCGATTCAAGTCATTCAAGCGGCAAAAATGGAAGGGGTCGATGTGACAGTAGAATCATGTCCCCATTATTTTACGCTTTCAGCTGAAGAGTTAGATGTTCTAGGAACATTAGCAAAATGCCAACCTCCGTTGCGTAGTAAAGCAGAAGTGGAAAAGCTTTGGGGTTGCTTGTTGCGAGGGGAAATTGACTGGCTTGCCTCAGACCATTCTCCTTGCACACCCGATTTAAAACAAGGCAACTTCTTTTCGGCGTGGGGAGGCATTTCAGGGTGCCAAAACACGGTAGATTTAATGTTTGATGAAGCCGTGAAAAAAAGAAAGATGCCAATCGTTGATTTTGCCCAGTTAATTGCCACAAAACCAGCTAAACGAATGCACCTCTCGCAAAAAGGGGAGATTGCGGTTGGCAAAGATGCAGATCTATTCTTTCTTGATGAAAACCAAACATATACAGTTAGTGAAGATCAGCTATTTTATAAAAACAAACATACCCCTTACACTGGAAGAGAAATTGGCTGTAAAATCACTCGGGTACTTGTGCGAGGCACAATCGTTTATGATGCTCTAGATGGTTTTGCAAAGAAGAGGATCGGGCAGTTTGTCAGACCGAATAAAACACAACAAGGTTAA
- a CDS encoding amidase has translation MRDKFGAFIPKDVQRDGIKTGPLAGLTFGVKDVIAVQGHNNGAGNPDYERQSKESKVDSPVVAALLQAGANLSGMTVTDELMYSLNGENIHYGTPVNPHNEKRIPGGSSSGSAAAVAGGVVDFGVGTDTAGSVRIPSSYCGLYGFRPTHGSINMDGVIPLAKSFDTVGWMAKNSALLQRVGEVLLPEVEMVPVAPELLIDEQLVQTASTEVTKRVFEAAEKLGAKHVSYFNSVTLEEGFETFRMIQGREIWWAHGEWIEAENPTFAEDIGKRLTWAKSLNQAEMNDWLDRKAAFEKNVAALFKRNTLLLLPTAAGPAPVKGKSGEEMERLRSQTMTLTSVAGLTGYPQATVPIGKVEGMPVGLSAIAMKNQDRFLLDWVQKTF, from the coding sequence GTGAGAGATAAGTTCGGGGCGTTTATTCCAAAGGATGTACAACGTGATGGGATAAAAACGGGGCCTTTAGCAGGGTTAACCTTTGGTGTGAAAGATGTGATAGCCGTTCAGGGGCATAACAATGGTGCGGGGAATCCTGACTATGAGCGTCAAAGTAAAGAAAGCAAGGTTGATAGTCCGGTAGTAGCAGCGCTTCTTCAAGCGGGGGCAAACTTAAGCGGTATGACGGTAACGGATGAGCTCATGTATAGTTTAAATGGGGAGAACATTCATTATGGAACGCCAGTAAATCCTCATAACGAAAAACGAATTCCAGGGGGATCTTCAAGCGGTTCTGCAGCAGCAGTTGCCGGAGGAGTTGTTGATTTCGGTGTAGGGACGGATACGGCAGGGTCTGTGCGAATTCCCTCCTCATATTGCGGCTTGTATGGCTTTCGTCCAACGCACGGTTCAATTAATATGGATGGTGTGATACCACTCGCGAAGAGTTTTGATACAGTAGGATGGATGGCAAAAAACAGTGCTTTGTTACAACGTGTTGGTGAAGTTCTCCTTCCAGAAGTAGAAATGGTCCCGGTAGCGCCAGAACTTCTTATCGATGAACAATTAGTCCAAACAGCATCTACAGAAGTAACAAAACGAGTATTTGAAGCAGCAGAGAAGCTTGGAGCCAAACACGTTTCTTATTTTAATTCTGTAACTCTGGAGGAAGGGTTTGAAACGTTTCGCATGATACAAGGGCGTGAAATTTGGTGGGCTCATGGAGAATGGATTGAAGCTGAGAACCCAACCTTTGCTGAAGATATTGGAAAACGATTGACATGGGCTAAATCTCTTAACCAAGCAGAAATGAATGACTGGCTTGATAGAAAAGCAGCATTCGAAAAGAATGTAGCTGCATTGTTTAAGAGGAATACGTTGCTGTTACTCCCGACAGCCGCAGGTCCTGCTCCAGTAAAAGGAAAAAGTGGGGAGGAAATGGAGAGATTGCGTTCGCAGACAATGACGCTCACATCTGTTGCTGGTTTGACAGGATACCCACAAGCAACCGTTCCAATTGGTAAAGTAGAGGGTATGCCGGTAGGACTATCGGCGATAGCGATGAAGAATCAGGACAGGTTTCTATTGGACTGGGTGCAAAAGACATTTTAA
- a CDS encoding pyridoxamine 5'-phosphate oxidase family protein — MKIINEKERSRIFMEDILSRPLFAHLSSASDGSPRDSPVWFLWEEGSLWILGNYKTDSFPKRIETEPRCAIGIIDYHVKTGLVHHVGFRGTAELEPQVASKVKRLLNRYMGEEERWDPRFHAVSGDSNWVFIKFTPETVVVKDQSYTLRQ, encoded by the coding sequence ATGAAAATAATTAATGAAAAAGAGCGTTCACGAATTTTTATGGAAGACATTCTTTCACGCCCTCTCTTCGCGCATTTATCTAGTGCCAGCGACGGCTCCCCAAGAGACTCGCCTGTATGGTTTTTATGGGAAGAGGGATCGCTATGGATTCTTGGCAATTACAAGACAGATTCATTTCCAAAACGAATTGAGACGGAACCGCGATGTGCAATTGGTATCATCGACTATCATGTTAAAACCGGTTTGGTTCATCATGTGGGGTTTCGTGGGACGGCTGAGCTTGAACCTCAGGTTGCGTCAAAAGTAAAACGATTGTTAAATCGTTATATGGGAGAAGAAGAACGGTGGGATCCACGCTTTCATGCTGTTTCAGGAGACAGTAACTGGGTCTTCATAAAGTTCACTCCGGAAACCGTTGTCGTTAAAGATCAATCATATACACTGCGACAATAA
- a CDS encoding SDR family NAD(P)-dependent oxidoreductase, producing the protein MATTLFIQCEKQGYGQLVGLSSIGAFMPSPSAPAYHASKAFVSQYMKSVQKKIIAF; encoded by the coding sequence ATGGCGACTACTTTATTTATACAGTGTGAAAAACAAGGTTATGGTCAATTAGTTGGCCTTTCATCGATTGGCGCTTTTATGCCAAGTCCATCAGCACCTGCCTATCATGCATCAAAAGCATTTGTTTCTCAATACATGAAAAGTGTACAAAAAAAGATAATCGCATTCTAG
- a CDS encoding diacylglycerol/lipid kinase family protein, protein MKQAMIIVNPTSGKEEAQYYAKKAANTLIKVGYTVTVNETKKELDATYFCQDACQEKFDLVVSAGGDGTLHETINGMVDSDYRPILAVIPLGTVNDFARALQIPLNPEKAIHVLQSTTTRKADIGKVNNQLFINVIAAGKLAESLSGVPSDEKSKLGFFAYVKEGFKTLVENAASHLTITYDNKRWEGDSILFVAALTNSVGGFEQLAPSAEIDDGLLHCFVVKDTNWFDTAVVGTSLLAGNLENSRHVHAFTAKTIRAESTETITTNIDGESGTRLPIDITLLPSHIDVLIPESI, encoded by the coding sequence ATGAAACAAGCAATGATCATTGTAAACCCTACATCTGGAAAAGAAGAAGCCCAATACTATGCAAAGAAAGCAGCCAATACATTAATCAAGGTTGGTTATACGGTGACTGTTAACGAAACAAAAAAAGAATTGGACGCTACTTATTTTTGCCAAGATGCGTGCCAAGAAAAATTTGATTTAGTTGTGTCCGCTGGCGGAGATGGTACGTTACATGAGACCATTAATGGAATGGTCGATAGTGACTATCGTCCAATTCTAGCTGTTATTCCCCTTGGCACGGTAAATGATTTTGCAAGGGCACTCCAAATCCCACTTAACCCTGAAAAGGCCATTCATGTATTACAATCAACGACAACCCGAAAAGCAGATATTGGCAAAGTAAATAATCAATTGTTTATTAACGTTATTGCAGCAGGAAAGTTAGCAGAGTCTCTATCTGGAGTTCCTTCAGATGAGAAATCAAAACTTGGCTTCTTCGCTTATGTGAAAGAAGGCTTTAAAACACTTGTAGAAAATGCAGCTAGCCACTTAACAATTACGTATGATAATAAACGCTGGGAAGGGGATTCTATCTTATTTGTTGCTGCTTTAACAAACTCTGTTGGTGGGTTTGAGCAGCTTGCACCAAGTGCAGAAATTGATGACGGTCTTTTGCACTGCTTTGTCGTTAAAGATACGAATTGGTTCGACACAGCGGTTGTCGGAACGTCACTATTAGCCGGTAATTTAGAAAATAGCCGTCATGTTCATGCTTTCACTGCAAAAACAATTCGAGCCGAATCGACTGAAACGATTACAACAAATATAGATGGGGAATCGGGTACACGCCTACCAATTGACATTACTTTACTTCCTTCCCATATAGACGTGCTCATACCAGAGTCAATATAA
- a CDS encoding ABC transporter ATP-binding protein yields the protein MEPSVLELKDLQTTFQSGRSMVPAVDGVSLHVQKGEVLGIVGESGCGKSVTSLSIMKLIPSPPGKIARGEILFKGEDLIKASPRRMKQLRGKEISMIFQEPMTSLNPLFTIGNQLVEAIRNHNKINKKEARKKAVDLIKMVGIPRAEEVVDDYPHQLSGGMRQRIMIAMAMSCEPEVLIADEPTTALDVTIQAQILDLMKSLNEKQGTAILFITHDLGVVADICDRVVVMYAGKVVEEGTTRTILKDPKHPYTQGLIRSLPKLTEREQTLYSIPGTVPRPGSIEVGCRFADRCEFAFDACFVEDPELLELNAGHTCRCLLYKEDEESVG from the coding sequence GTGGAACCATCTGTGCTTGAGCTAAAAGACCTACAAACAACGTTTCAATCTGGCCGTTCAATGGTTCCTGCAGTTGACGGAGTAAGTTTACATGTCCAAAAGGGGGAAGTGCTAGGCATTGTCGGAGAATCAGGTTGTGGCAAAAGTGTAACATCTCTATCCATTATGAAGTTGATTCCTAGTCCACCAGGTAAAATTGCCCGTGGTGAAATTTTATTTAAAGGTGAGGATCTGATAAAAGCCTCGCCAAGACGAATGAAACAACTGCGTGGTAAAGAGATATCAATGATCTTTCAAGAGCCAATGACATCACTTAATCCACTATTTACGATTGGCAACCAACTTGTGGAAGCAATACGCAATCATAACAAAATTAATAAAAAAGAAGCTAGAAAAAAAGCTGTTGATTTAATTAAAATGGTCGGTATTCCAAGGGCGGAAGAAGTTGTTGATGACTATCCTCATCAACTTTCTGGTGGTATGAGACAGCGCATTATGATCGCAATGGCAATGTCTTGCGAACCTGAAGTACTGATTGCCGACGAACCAACAACGGCGCTTGATGTAACCATTCAAGCACAAATACTAGATCTAATGAAATCGTTAAACGAAAAACAAGGAACCGCGATTTTGTTTATTACACATGATTTAGGTGTTGTTGCTGATATATGTGATCGCGTTGTTGTCATGTATGCAGGTAAAGTAGTTGAAGAAGGAACGACACGAACGATATTAAAAGATCCAAAACATCCTTATACGCAAGGGTTAATCCGTTCATTACCTAAGCTGACAGAAAGAGAACAAACACTTTACTCCATTCCTGGAACGGTGCCACGTCCGGGTTCGATTGAAGTAGGTTGTCGATTTGCCGACCGATGTGAATTTGCATTTGATGCTTGCTTTGTAGAAGATCCAGAATTGTTGGAATTGAATGCAGGTCATACTTGCCGTTGTCTGCTGTACAAGGAGGACGAGGAGAGTGTCGGCTAA
- a CDS encoding dipeptide ABC transporter ATP-binding protein — MQVILAVVCCTRRTRRVSAKPILEVNNLKTCFDITGGVLSRKVGEVKAVDGVSFSVKEGEILGIVGESGCGKSTTSKSILRLIEPTSGQVIFNGEDITTLSTERVRKLRRDMQIIFQDPYASLNPRHTVGKIISEPMKVHGISSKVERNRRVTELLEVVGLRQEHAIRYPHQFSGGQRQRIGIARALAMNPKLIICDEPVSALDVSVQSQILNLMERLKEEFKLTYVFIAHDLSVVKHISDRVGVMYLGKMVELADKDALYEKPKHPYTQALLSAVPVADPDVKSERVLLTGDVPSPSNPPNGCTFHTRCPSCMEICKTEVPVWREVDSNQYAACHLYNETN; from the coding sequence ATGCAGGTCATACTTGCCGTTGTCTGCTGTACAAGGAGGACGAGGAGAGTGTCGGCTAAGCCAATCTTGGAAGTGAACAATTTAAAGACGTGCTTTGATATTACTGGTGGAGTGCTATCTCGCAAAGTAGGGGAAGTAAAGGCGGTTGATGGTGTTTCTTTTTCAGTTAAAGAAGGTGAAATACTTGGAATTGTTGGTGAGTCAGGTTGTGGCAAATCAACGACCAGCAAATCAATCCTTCGTCTAATTGAGCCAACGTCAGGTCAAGTCATTTTTAACGGGGAAGATATTACTACGCTTTCTACTGAACGCGTGCGAAAGCTACGTAGAGATATGCAAATTATTTTTCAAGATCCATATGCATCACTAAATCCACGGCATACAGTTGGGAAAATTATATCAGAGCCGATGAAAGTCCACGGGATATCATCAAAGGTAGAGCGAAACAGAAGAGTAACTGAATTGCTTGAAGTCGTTGGATTACGACAAGAACATGCCATACGTTATCCTCATCAGTTTAGTGGAGGCCAACGCCAACGAATTGGGATTGCTAGAGCACTTGCAATGAATCCAAAATTAATTATCTGTGATGAGCCGGTCTCTGCACTCGATGTATCCGTTCAATCACAAATTTTAAACTTAATGGAACGATTAAAAGAGGAATTTAAACTTACATATGTGTTTATCGCCCATGACCTTAGCGTGGTGAAACATATAAGTGATCGAGTAGGTGTGATGTACCTTGGAAAAATGGTTGAATTAGCTGATAAAGATGCGCTTTATGAAAAGCCAAAGCATCCATATACTCAGGCTTTGTTATCGGCAGTACCTGTAGCAGATCCCGATGTAAAGTCAGAGCGAGTTTTATTAACAGGAGATGTGCCAAGTCCATCAAACCCACCAAATGGGTGTACGTTTCATACGCGCTGTCCCTCTTGTATGGAAATATGTAAAACGGAAGTACCTGTTTGGCGTGAAGTCGATTCAAATCAATACGCAGCTTGTCACTTATATAATGAAACCAATTAA
- a CDS encoding ABC transporter substrate-binding protein gives MKKVHLRLISAAFLSVFVLAACGGEDTGGDENDNGNNGNGDSENGTSEGNGGTLIFARGGDSVSLDPPSVTDGESSRVTKQIFETLIEFEEDSFELSPGLATNWEPSEDGLSYVFELREGVKFHDGTDFNAEAVKINFERWADPDHEYAFTDEGYNYSVYGTQFGGFAGDEDHVIEEINVLSDYEVEFVLNQPLGSFLQNMGMNYFAITSPAALEEFGSDINENPVGTGPFVFDNWTKNSTIELSKNEEYWDEGLPKLDGVTFTVVGDNSSRLSTLLSGGIDLMDGLSPDDIEQVNNTDGYEVYERVPNNVGYLGFNTEVEPFDDPLVRKAINHAINKEDLITSVYGGQATPATNAVPVDYLGHNNTVEEYEYDLDLAKELLAEAGYEDGFDFDLWTMPVARPYMPNPARAAELIQAELSELNINANIVEKEWAVYLEEIELGHQDMFMLGWSGVNGDPDYFLGSLLSTDGIPGSNQTFYSNSEVDALLDEARSTIDEEERAALYEEAQVLIHEDAPMVPLVHSIPVLAGSDTISGYVPHPSTSESLKNVEITN, from the coding sequence ATGAAAAAAGTACATTTACGTTTGATATCGGCCGCATTTCTATCCGTCTTTGTTCTTGCTGCTTGCGGAGGAGAAGATACGGGTGGAGATGAGAATGACAACGGCAATAATGGGAACGGAGATTCTGAAAATGGAACGAGTGAAGGGAATGGCGGTACATTAATTTTCGCTCGTGGAGGAGACTCAGTTAGCCTTGATCCACCTTCTGTTACGGACGGGGAATCGTCTCGAGTAACCAAACAAATATTTGAAACGTTAATTGAATTTGAAGAAGATTCATTTGAACTTTCTCCAGGTCTTGCGACAAATTGGGAACCGAGTGAAGACGGATTAAGTTATGTGTTTGAACTTCGTGAAGGTGTAAAATTCCATGATGGTACTGATTTTAATGCCGAGGCAGTTAAAATAAACTTTGAGCGTTGGGCTGACCCAGATCATGAATATGCTTTTACGGATGAAGGCTATAATTATAGCGTGTACGGCACTCAATTTGGTGGTTTTGCTGGCGATGAAGACCATGTAATTGAAGAAATTAACGTACTCAGTGATTATGAAGTCGAATTTGTTTTAAATCAACCACTCGGTTCTTTTTTACAGAATATGGGGATGAATTATTTTGCAATTACATCACCAGCAGCTTTAGAGGAATTTGGTTCTGATATTAATGAGAATCCTGTTGGAACGGGTCCATTTGTTTTTGATAATTGGACAAAAAACTCAACGATTGAGCTTTCAAAAAACGAAGAGTACTGGGATGAAGGTTTGCCAAAATTGGACGGTGTAACGTTCACAGTAGTTGGTGATAACTCTTCTCGTTTAAGTACATTGCTCTCCGGTGGTATTGATTTAATGGATGGATTGTCTCCGGACGATATCGAACAAGTAAACAATACAGACGGATATGAAGTATATGAACGTGTACCAAACAACGTTGGTTATCTTGGATTTAATACAGAAGTAGAACCTTTTGATGATCCGTTAGTACGTAAAGCAATTAATCATGCAATTAACAAAGAAGATCTCATTACTTCTGTCTACGGTGGGCAAGCAACGCCAGCCACAAACGCTGTACCAGTAGATTATCTTGGTCATAATAATACAGTTGAAGAGTACGAATACGACCTTGACTTGGCGAAAGAATTACTAGCAGAAGCCGGATATGAAGATGGATTTGATTTTGATTTATGGACAATGCCAGTTGCTCGTCCATACATGCCAAATCCTGCAAGAGCTGCAGAATTAATTCAAGCAGAATTAAGTGAATTAAACATTAATGCCAACATTGTTGAGAAAGAGTGGGCTGTGTATTTAGAGGAGATTGAGCTTGGTCATCAAGATATGTTTATGCTTGGCTGGTCTGGCGTTAACGGGGACCCAGATTATTTCCTAGGTAGCTTGCTTTCAACGGATGGTATTCCAGGAAGCAACCAAACGTTTTATAGCAATTCAGAGGTTGATGCGTTATTAGATGAAGCACGCTCAACCATTGATGAAGAAGAACGTGCTGCATTGTATGAAGAAGCGCAAGTGCTCATTCATGAAGATGCGCCAATGGTACCACTTGTACACTCTATTCCAGTTCTTGCAGGTTCCGATACCATTTCAGGATATGTGCCTCATCCTTCTACAAGTGAAAGCTTAAAAAATGTAGAAATCACAAATTAA